From Diadema setosum chromosome 5, eeDiaSeto1, whole genome shotgun sequence, the proteins below share one genomic window:
- the LOC140229309 gene encoding glutathione S-transferase 1-like has product MATYKLYYFDARSRGEPARMLFALKGQKYEDIRFKYGGEEWPKMKNDKSRFPFGQVPTLAVDGTVIPQSRAIYRYLARKFGYYGNNAEEDRDIDVLCEIATDIENEIAPLFDEEDAEKREAALIKSRDTNLNKFFEFLSDHIQKSDGIYLIGNRITLADLVVFNILDFFLDSVLVAKGYLDSYPVLLKYCKSIMDESQLTPYIKSRPYTMY; this is encoded by the exons ATGGCGACCTACAAGTTGTATTATTTCGACGCTCGCTCGCGTGGAGAGCCTGCTCGAATGCTCTTTGCGCTGAAAGGACAGAAGTACGAGGATATCCGCTTCAAGTATGGAGGCGAGGAATGGCCCAAGATGAAGAACGACAAGTCGC GATTTCCCTTTGGTCAGGTCCCTACACTTGCAGTCGACGGCACTGTGATCCCCCAGAGCCGAGCCATCTATCGATACCTGGCCAGGAAGTTCG GTTACTATGGCAACAACGCCGAGGAAGACAGGGACATCGATGTCCTCTGTGAGATAGCGACTGACATCGAGAACGAAATAGCGCCCTTGTTTGACGAAGAAGACGcagaaaagaga GAAGCAGCCCTTATCAAGTCCAGAGACACAAATCTGAACAAGTTCTTCGAGTTCCTATCGGACCATATACAGAAGTCGGACGGGATCTATCTCATCGGAAATCGG ataaCACTCGCGGACTTGGTGGTCTTCAATATACTGGACTTCTTTCTGGACAGCGTTCTGGTTGCCAAGGGATACCTTGACTCCTATCCGGTGCTGCTGAAGTACTGCAAGTCCATCATGGACGAGTCCCAACTCACGCCGTATATAAAATCTCGCCCGTACACCATGTActga
- the LOC140228854 gene encoding uncharacterized protein, whose product MHLSRRRRIRFALATIAVFIVGRAVVEYLVAQHGPNTRALASGLDNKRDVHAGHPGNSGRHGIFGRFSASLTNLTAMGGNSYAEHKAGPVPVTVWRGPANFYHEIRNDNKIKLTMPVNFHKVTRRNSTDTLEKGTRGNSTETSVKAADGKDKSVHNANTTYQGKGHGSDPTLKKEASANDQQLPKLDENKGDNQHGPYFLAEEKDAVNGTFKSGGDNGTRQIEKQKEVDQEMNNSLQDQKIPQVKSNETGGWLREVQWEPRMDLHDYKYLINPSQTCFTEDGERANLTLLILVATAPQNSMRRMAIRRTWINGTNAHNLPVRTLFMLGVSSDKTAQRMVENEARRFNDILQENFVDSYHNLSIKTIMGFKWAARFCSHGQFLMKTDDDVVVNVYTLARDLSLVDEKNRSDYVVGRRTREAPIRDVKNKWFTPKHLFPGSMYPPYPQGHGYIISMNLAVRLYRVSTEVPLFPWEDVFVGILLDKLSVRVQGKTSFHFTDCIYKSGPLIKSDVTILALQRGYITWDLFTEEIEQVWRVIETGSWPKFEEKDKCTREKILNSAYLP is encoded by the coding sequence ATGCATCTCTCAAGGAGAAGAAGAATACGGTTCGCCCTCGCCACCATTGCCGTGTTCATCGTAGGCCGCGCGGTCGTGGAATACCTCGTCGCGCAGCACGGCCCAAACACGAGAGCTCTGGCGTCTGGTCTCGACAACAAACGGGATGTCCACGCTGGTCACCCCGGGAACAGCGGCAGGCATGGCATCTTTGGCCGTTTCTCCGCTTCGCTCACAAATCTTACGGCCATGGGTGGTAATTCTTATGCTGAGCACAAGGCGGGCCCTGTTCCTGTCACCGTCTGGCGTGGGCCAGCTAACTTTTATCATGAGATCAGAAACGATAACAAGATAAAGTTGACTATGCCGGTAAATTTCCACAAAGTTACGAGAAGGAATAGTACAGACACACTGGAGAAGGGTACAAGAGGGAATAGTACAGAGACATCAGTGAAGGCAGCTGACGGCAAGGATAAGTCCGTACACAACGCTAACACGACATACCAGGGCAAAGGACACGGAAGCGATCCTACTCTGAAGAAAGAGGCTTCAGCAAATGACCAACAGTTACCAAAGTTAGACGAGAATAAAGGAGACAACCAACATGGTCCATACTTTCttgcagaagaaaaagatgCAGTAAATGGAACATTCAAAAGTGGCGGTGATAATGGAACACGTCAAATAGAAAAGCAGAAAGAGGTAGATCAGGAAATGAACAATTCCCTTCAGGATCAGAAAATTCCACAGGTGAAATCAAATGAGACTGGTGGCTGGCTCCGTGAGGTGCAGTGGGAGCCACGAATGGACCTTCATGACTACAAATACTTGATTAATCCCTCACAAACGTGTTTCACGGAAGACGGCGAGAGAGCAAATCTCACACTCCTAATCCTTGTCGCAACTGCACCACAAAATAGCATGCGTCGTATGGCAATCAGGCGAACTTGGATCAACGGAACAAACGCTCACAATCTCCCGGTGAGGACACTATTTATGCTGGGCGTTTCAAGCGACAAGACAGCACAGCGCATGGTTGAAAACGAAGCTAGGCGCTTCAACGACATTCTGCAGGAGAATTTCGTGGATTCGTATCATAATCTCTCCATCAAAACCATCATGGGTTTCAAATGGGCAGCCAGGTTTTGTTCGCACGGACAGTTCCTCATGAAAACCGATGACGACGTCGTCGTCAACGTCTACACACTGGCACGAGACCTTTCGCTGGTTGACGAGAAAAATCGCAGCGACTACGTCGTCGGTCGCCGAACCAGGGAAGCTCCGATTAGGGATGTTAAAAATAAATGGTTCACGCCAAAACATTTATTTCCTGGCAGCATGTATCCGCCGTACCCTCAAGGACATGGTTATATCATTTCTATGAATCTTGCGGTCCGCCTCTACAGGGTGTCAACTGAGGTTCCCCTCTTCCCTTGGGAGGACGTTTTCGTCGGCATACTGCTGGACAAACTCAGCGTGAGAGTCCAGGGCAAAACGTCGTTTCATTTCACCGACTGCATTTACAAATCCGGCCCTTTAATCAAGTCAGATGTTACAATCTTAGCGCTGCAAAGAGGCTACATCACTTGGGATCTTTTTACCGAAGAAATAGAACAGGTGTGGAGGGTCATTGAAACCGGGAGTTGgccaaaatttgaggaaaaggACAAATGTACAAGGGAAAAAATTCTTAACAGTGCCTATTTGCCGTGA